Genomic segment of Malania oleifera isolate guangnan ecotype guangnan chromosome 7, ASM2987363v1, whole genome shotgun sequence:
tgaaagttaaaaCATTATTATATGTTATTGTTCTCGTTTGGCCTTCGCATTATTCCTCAATAGTTTATACCATTTGTTTGCTTTCTCCTAGCATTTATTGCATGAAAAACTTCATTCTAGATTCTACAAGAATTCTTATAAGAGTTTCATTtgcttcgttttttttttttataaggaaGTTTTAAAGTTGCAAACATTAGATAAGATGTCATCACATTAAATAAGATCTTTCGCTTGGTCCCTCTGATCATAAGAACTAAGAAGTATTCTTATATGTTCGCTTCTTCTAAAACATTCCTCATTATAGTTACTTCCAAATAGCAGCCTTGGTTATAACCTTCTTGTTTATTCTCCTCCTGTCCACAGATGTGGATATGACCAAATTCCGGGTGCATCTTTTCATCCCCTAGATGGAATTCTTGGCCTGGGCAATGGAAAATCAAGCATTATATCACAGCTTCATAGTCAAGGTGTAGTGCGAAACGTGATCGGCCATTGTTTAAGCGGGCGAGGTGGAGGATATCTTTTCTTTGGGGATGATATATATGACTCATCCCGCATAGTTTGGACAAAAATGTCTCGCGATTTCTCGTAAGAAGCAACGCTTAAcacctttttatatttttttatcttaGTGTAATTCATTATTTCAAAACTTAAAACCAATATCTTATGATTTATGTCGATAGCTACTACTCACCCGGGAATGCAGAACTCATTCTCGGTGGAAAGGCTAGTGGGTTTAAAAATCTTCGTGTAGTTTTTGATAGTGGAAGCTCTTACACCTACTTTAATTCTGAAGCTTATCAAGCTGTACTCTCTTTGGTAAGAAACAATTGGAATGTCATTCTTCAAATTCTCGAATTCAAAACTGCCTAACTAGTATTGTATAATCCTAGTTGTTGTCAATTCATGAGTTATTGGTTATATAACCTCAAAGTAATGATCCATTGCTTACTTTTCCCTTGTTGATGACATTTATATTTTCAGACGAGGAAAGAATTGAGCAAAACACCCTTAAATGAAGCACAAGACGATCGAACACTTCCGTTTTGCTGGAAAGGCAAAAAACCTTTTAAGAACATGCGCGACATCAAGAGATATTTCAAGCCTTTTGCATTGAGCTTTGAAAATCGCGGGAAAGCTAAAACTAAATACGAGCTTCTCCCTGAATCTTATCTTATAATCTCAGTAAGTGGTTTCTAATATCTTCAAGCTTATGTTTCTTTCACCCTATGTAAGAAACACTTGGACTTGAAAACTGACAATGTCTTTCGCCAGTCTAAGGGCAACGTTTGCTTGGGAATTTTGAACGGTACTGAAATCGGACTGCAAAATTTCAACGTCATTGGAGGTAAGGCATTTTCTATAAAATCATAGCTTGAAGGATAAAAAACATATTATTTTGGTAATTGAACTTTACCCGATGATTTCCATTTTCTCGTTGATTTCACAGACATTTCAATGCAAGATAGAATGGTGATTTACGACAATGAGAAGCAAGTGATTGGATGGGCTCCAACAAAATGTGATAGGATTCCCAAACCTCGATCCGATGATTGATAGTTGATACAAGATGATAGTGAATTACTAATTCCCATGGACATAAgtcctaataaaacatcatccTCAAGTGTACTATGTGTACCATAAGTATTTGTAGGAACAGGAGAATGGTATAACCTCCAAAAATGTACATGTACATAATAGTTGATGCATATATTGAGAGAGTAGAAGGTTATATATACCCCTCTAAATATGCATATGTTTCACACAAGGCCTTAACTTTTAGTTGAAGTTTGAATTTTAGAAGGGATTAGAGTGGAAACAACATATTAAATTCATCATTTTTACATTGGGTAAATGTCTAAGTTCCAAAATGTTTCATTGGAAtttcaataattttcaaaatatcaacACTTCATTTTAAAACATCTCAAAATTCGAAAGGTAATattcaaaagaaaatatttttttattaaattttcacAAAAGTAAGAGAACGGGAATTTCCTCTTGCTTTTTTGTTTAATGGAGAACCTAAAGTGCAAAATTAACAGAGGCGCTTTCTTCTATTTTTGACTTGTAACAAAGTGTTTAGAAATTTAAGTCTTCGTCAACAAATCGCTAAACCACAATGATGTTTTTGACTTTATTAAGGTAAATAGAAATCAAAAGAAGCAGACCTATTTTTTTTAGTGttcattatttttcttcttcttctttccttgtAGACACCAAAGTTAAATTGACACTGATGTATATATCCATTTTGatcttatataattataatttttagataaaaaaaaaaaaaagaagaagagaagagacaATGTTATGATTTGTGTCTCGCGAGCAAATAAGTTTCTTAGttctttggaaaaaaaatgaaatagagaatgaaaaaggTTTATGTTCTATTCCTATGAAATCTATGTTTGTATATGAGTTTTAAATTGTAAGAACAACATTTAGAAAGATAAAAGAATCACCATCAACAAGTGAAGGAGTTATTGGGTAGCTACAAGGATGGAGTTGTGAACTGTGAAAATAGGTGCTACAATCTCTATATATTGTCGATGTTGAAGTCGAGAAGAGTCATTAGCTATGAGAATATGTGCTACAATCCATAGTTAATTTTCCATCCCATAGGTGCATcttaattatgattttttttttaataatttttaaccaTGGATTTCTCtgcaatttatttttgaaaaaagaaaattaaatacgggttttttttttttttttgtaatttttatgagaaggaaaattaatcatgatttttcattttctttataaataaaGTTAATCATGGTTTGCTTATATGGTCTAATGTATAAGTTCTCACCACTTTATTGGGTTAATCTATGAATGACGTGATAGACTCGATTTTTCTAATAATTTTTCCATAATCAGACACGAGCAgtgatatttttaattttatatttcttttttaggtTATGCCAATCATGGCAATGCAAAATTTCTTTTATAGAAACTTGTCATTTGAAATATAAAAGAATATGATAAAAAGAAAATGATGGATGttgatgcaaaaatattttttcttcaattGATACAACAAGATAGACTTGTTAGTCCTAAATCTTATTAATTCTGTCCATTTGTACGTAAATATTTGACATCTCAAATATTCTTCTAGATCTCGATTCcaatgtcaaaattaagaagaTCATGCAATACATAATGCGCCGGACCCACATAcctttttatttctctcttttattattAAGTATGGATGCCATAATGGAATAGATATGTGATCCTCAACATTTTAATTTCCAACtaagaaaaatgttaaatcaataaaatattttgtctttccttctTAATTAGCATTGTACTTGATGAGACCCAGAACAAGAGCATCATAAATCTTCTTGACACCTTTAGTTATATGGCCTCAATTTAAATGATATGCCAACTATACCTCATGCTAATTGCACAATGTGTGTTAAGCATATCTACTTTAATTCTTTTTTGAACTCGAAAAGTAGTTAACTAAAGATAATAGATAAGGATGAAAATACAATAAGATTTTCAATTTAGGTTTTCTGAATTTGAATTTGCTATTACATTTACTTTAGAATTtctctctaattttgtttgttagtTAAATTTCCATAAGATATAGATGGGGATTTAGATTAGTTTCATTTAAATTCTCTTTTAGTCTTCTTTTGAAAAACTATTCTTTGAACAATTCTATTCATCATGCATCTGAAATCATCATAGATCTACATGACAAAAATAGAGAATAGGGAGTGTGACTCGACATGCCCCCCTTTGTCCTCCCTCTTCTTGATACGTTAGGGCAAATAATACTTGATATGCCCTAAATGTATTAAGGTCAAATAGTCAATATGCAACATTAAGGCATAACCACAATCAAGGCAATCATCGCTCAAGAGCAGTTGGCCTAAAGGGGTCAACCCCATATAAGCTAGAGCGATCCACACTCGCGCTACAGACAGCTATTGTCAGCTCCTTAAAGGCCAGAGAAATACCACAAAGAGCAGCTCAGTAAGAAATGCCTTGAAGAGTGGCTCGGCAGAAACAACTCAGCAAGGATGCCACGAAGAGCAGTTCGGCAAGAaatgccacgaagagcagctATGCAAGAAATGTCGCGAAGAGCAGCTCAGCAAGAAGTACCATGAAGATCAACTCGGCAGAaatgccacgaagagcagctcgacaagaaaTGCCACGAAGATCAGTTTAGCAGAAATAGCTTGGCAAGAAATGTTGTCAAGAGCAACTCGACGAGAAATGCCCTGAAGAGCGGCTCGACAAAAACAACTCGTAAGAAATGCCACAAAGAGTAGCTCGGCAAGAAATATCACGAATATCAACTCGAcagaaacagctcggcaagaaatgccaCGAAGAGCAATTCAACAAGAAATACCGCAAAGAGCAACTTGACAAAAAATGCCAcaaagagcagctcgacaagaaaTGCAACGAAGAGCAACTCGGCAAAAAATGCCATGAAGAGCAACTTGGTAAGAAATGTCGCAAAGAGCAGCTCGGTAAGAAGTACTGCGGAGACCAGCTCGACAAGAAATACCAtaaagagcagctcgacaagaaaTGCTACGAAGAGTAGCTTGGCAAGAAATGCCACAAAGATCAGCTCGACTGAAACAGCTTGACAAGAAATGTCGTCAAGAGCAGCTTGACAATAGATGCCACTAAAAGCAGCTCAGCTGAAACAGTTCAGCAATAACGGTTCGGCAAGATTAGCTTAGCCAAGACATCTTGGCAAGGATAGCTCGACAAAATGTCACCATCGGCTTAGCAAGACCAACTCATCCGAACATCAGCTAGGCTAAAATAACCCAGCCGAAACCCTTGCGTCATCGATTTGGCACAATGCAACCCGGCTCGTTGGAGCTAAATAGAACTCCAACCGGCTTGGACCAGCAAcctcaaaaaaaaagaaaaagagagagatagaCCACCAATTCGAAATTTGAAGAACAAGTTCTGAAAATTCGAAACTAGGGGGACAATTGATATGCCCTAAATGTATCAAGATCAAATAGTCAATCTGCAACATTAAGGCACAACCACAATCAAGGCAATCATTGCTCAAATGCAGCTGCCTTAAAGGGATCAACCCCAAATAAGCCAGAGCGATCCACGTTCGCGCCACAAATAGCTGTTATTAGCTCCTTCAAGGCTAGAGCGATTCATGTCCACAccataactcgccaataaatgaTCATACACCCTCAGGTCAACTTCTgccactataaatagggacttgGACGAGAGGCCAAGGTAACTCACTCCTAACCCACTTTACTATTGCATTCAATCTCATTGAAGAGTTCCCTTAacccttacttaggcattggagtgatcccccggagtacatcCTAGGTCCTCCAAGTCTGCTTTGTTTTCACccttttcaggtcatcggaaGTCGAAGAGCAACGTTACAGGTCATCAccatttttatcccgcaacaatactgatattttctctattttttgctTCTATTTTTTGAAGCCCAAATTTATATGTCAAAACACGATTGCATATTGGAATATTAAGACTTGTGTTTTTCATGAGTATAACTTTCTTTTAGAAATTGATTGCCCTTCGCATGCACCTAACATAGATATTActctatataataataataataataataataataataataataataataataataataataatattattattattattattattatttatgcaTGTAGTGAGACTGTAAAAAGGCATGTGTTGCACCCGAAAATTAAACAATCTTCACGAATCGATCCTTGATCATGACCACCTAAAAAGAGACAAATAAAAGTGGCTTGAAGGATCTGGGGTGTACTCCGGAGGacctctctgatgcctaagtaatgGAGTGCTTTAGAGAAGTTGTAAGCAACAATGAAattgggttagaatgagataccttagcctcttctccaaatccctatttatagtgacaAAAGTTGACCCAAGGGTGTAATGCCTTTTATTGGCGAGTTATGGTGCGGGCATGAATCGCTTCGGTTCTTACCTCATTGGCGTGAATCGCTCTGTTTATTATAAGGTGGGCGTCAATTGCTCTAGTCGGGCGGTTGACTTGGGCGGTAACTACCCTAATAATGCTGCGCTCTAGTCTCTTCTAGATAGGtgatatatttagggtatatcagttGCTCCGCTTTAGGTTCGAATTTTTTAAGTtggcttccaaagttcgaaagtagttgttgttgttgttttttattttgtcAAGTAGCTTTTCTTGAGccattttgggctgcttgtggcTTAACGAGCCGTGCTATTCTTTTTTGTTGTTTCTGGCCTAATGAGtcattgtaacaccccgaccccgaggggcctaggatattaactttttactactaatttacagcggaagcaaataaactcaattattattaaacaagagcgctaattatccatattacaatcatttattttaaaagaagaaaaattacacaagcataaatatctcacattatactaatatttctaaacaaatctttatttttctatccccacccgcatgcttgctaagcctgatttccaacatgctcttcagagttatctgaaataaaaatatgattggagtgagacgacgctcagtaagtaaataagattattattagtgtgtggccaaaatgagcttttaaaaaattttcgtaaaacaatatttaatactataacttcaaaatttcttttagaataaatataaatttaaaaaatttctgtataaaacttttgttatcaattataacagtaaaattttataattatatactctaattgttaaattaaacttttaactttaaaactgtaaaaatatttaatgacaaacatacatatacctttccttatacgttttccttagatcgtcattacgcacaaaaatgatccttttcacgtaaacttacacttttcattcaaatcatcagtaactttgtacacgtaattaaatatgtataaacatatattataaaaaccacccttaggcttgtttgccgtaagtcatgtttacccccatgactgggttgtgcggtccgaagactggacttaactggctggccgaccaaactaaatcaacgtacataaactttaagtgagattttccttattaagtcatggtccggaaccaggtgtgcattcaggagaaatctactaacataaataaccactctgtaatcagtgtgggtgcactctgatccgtataaactttaagctgcggtaccgagcatctgtaactttgaactttcgttgccataaggggttttaaaatcatcttattataatttatgcaatttaaaataatatcgtaaaaatctcatctttactcatattttcataaaaaaatgcaacattgaaataaactcatgccacacaatttttgtgttaaaaatatatataattttatttttgaatagaaagaaatgctgaaaatttactcgaggggattagaacatttcttaacccaaaaatagatgcaagtatattaaagatagaactggtatagttaaatacgcgtaaaaataaactcatggaaattttatggaactaattaacataattgaaatttacttataaaataaactcgggtatgaattttaaataaaaaaaaaaactaacataatcaaaatttactaaccttcttccttacaaacattgtaactatctctaagaaatgagatcggaaagagtgggtgattgagaacttactcaaaaattctctctccatcacaatttctttcactcactaattcttctcttccttggaaaattgttgtgaaaaatgaaggttgagagctccctatttataggaaaattttggggaataaatggaatttataaaagtgtggggagatgggtgaaatcataattttttttaaaattaaagaatgggcaagggatgggtaaggtatgggttgagtatgggatggggatggaggccatgtgggagtgcttgccaccattcccattaaataaatttttaattaactacttacctaattaattaatcaattagttaattaattattttattattttattatttttcttaatcattatttatcattattattatcattgttattacttttaaactatttttagtatttatttattttattatttatttttgaacaaaaattaaatttaaattttgaaaactcatgtgggccccacatggtcttgtgggccccacacaacttcgagacccgaatggatcttacgtaactcgaataactcctatacgattttatgcatcctacatagctttgaaatttgtgtaaacctccacacaacttcgggactcatgtgggccccatacaatcttgtgggccccacataggatacctatattattattattttatcatatatttctgtaaattatgtcagtcaaaacattattttatgtacttatttacgtgtacaaacagtgtctatcctgtttatcctatgaaattccattttgaccaggccgacctccagagagcgactgagccgcaatggtctctgagcactcgctaagacaaggtcttttttaggcatcaaatatggaatcaaggatcctacagaaaaacacttctgtattgatattaacttaatgaccatttttattattttattattattgtgctttaatcatatatatatttgggtcatcacagtcaTGCTCACATTTTGGGCCGTTTCTAGGCCTCCTGAGCATTGCTTGTCAGTTGGGCCAtttcttctttgtctaatgagttgtgctcattttttggacaGTCTTCTAGTCTCACGAGCGttactcgtcagttgggctgattcttctttgcctaatgagctgtgctcattttttgggcagtcttctggcctcatgtcagttgggccgattcttctttacctaatgaAATGTGCTCATTTTTTTGGGCTGTTttttggcctcacgagcattgctcgttatttgggccgattcttccttacctaatgagttgtgctcatttttgggcagtcttctggcctcacgagcattgctcatcagttggactgattcttctttgcctaatgagtcgtccTCATCTTTTGGGCTACATCTTCAGCAACATTTTGGTAATTTATGATGCCGagatggttgttcaattcgacaAGTTCTTgtagttttgatttcattgaggttaaagatgtgagttctagtattttcaataTTAGTTAGGATTCGAAATTTGTTAGGGATGGATTTTTTTTGAAGGGTTTGGACGTGTATGCCccaagtgttcgatcatttgCGGTAAAGGGAACTATAGGTGAGCGTGCAATGCTATAGATTTCGCAAATATTTTCGTGTCGATTGTGTCATTtgtggggtctataaactcaTATTAGTTGATTGTATCCCAGTTGATCcgtgagtcccatgttggattTTTTAGACATGGGTTTGTCAGTGCAATGacagattgaagtttgagatttagatctgcgagatgtctaccattgacgatggtgattttgttactatttgttttgattatggtgagGATTGTTCAGCTGATTGGGCTCCAGGTGCTTGACAGAATGTCACTAAGGAGTTCAGTTTTGCTGTTTGGGGTTTTGCCAATTGCAGTTActacaattgtgcaatttcaGCATGTgttgcaatttcaactcaaatttccaattgtaatttcaaattcactattcaGAGCACTATTCAGCGCACATGAATGTGCAAGAGTCATTATTGCTGACCCCATGGTGCATTCGACCAACCCCTTGGAATTTCAAAGTTTGGCTTTGGTTATTTGACTGGCAGTGCAGCTGTtatgaccccactatgcatttggtgTATAGGTCGttattcaatcaattaaataacttgaacatcctattaattattattagccattaaggcGGAGCTCTTCAAGCATTGAAACTGTGGcatctatttatttttattttttttagaattattattgtatgatgaagaaaaaatcataccttgagaatagacacattggctacataaatcttgtgcatagaaacatcaattgtagtcggaTTCGCATTAGATCTAGAATTTCCCAATATCATAAGCTGGGTCCTAGTTATTCATCTGTCAATTTTCTTATTTAGCTTCTTCAATGCGAGCAAAGGGCCAATGCTGTGCTTGAACGTAATAAACctgtaccctttacttttcctcgtgaccttgccaaggatcgcAATGGCTTCTTCGAGGTTaccataggtggagaagagattgtaGAGTTTCTTGATGGTAATGTCCTATCCAAGGCCACAAATGAAGAGTTTGCGCTGGGTAGGGTCACGATCGGCGATGGATCGGATGGTGTCAAGTACGTCTAGGTGTTGAACGGCGGCATTTCAAACTATCTCAATCgagccaatgcatcgaccttcaattatttgatgtagtcataatcaaggattgaaagagaaaatctttcaagaagttcccacaaacggcgccaactgttgcagtCGAAAATTGAACAATCTTCATGAATCGAtccttgatcacgaccacctgaaaagaggcAAATAAaagtggcttggagg
This window contains:
- the LOC131159707 gene encoding aspartic proteinase Asp1, which translates into the protein MRKGMVGVLVGLLMMGMVGGAWVGLASSSDGQQQKKTKPGPPETPTALVLDQYGSSIVFPMFGNVYPTGFYYVQINVGQPPNPYFLDPDTGSDLTWLQCDAPCVRCTKQPHPLYRPKNELVACKDPLCTSLHWPGEHNCENPEQCDYEIQYADGGSSLGVLVRDLFPLNLTNGVRLSPRLALGCGYDQIPGASFHPLDGILGLGNGKSSIISQLHSQGVVRNVIGHCLSGRGGGYLFFGDDIYDSSRIVWTKMSRDFSYYSPGNAELILGGKASGFKNLRVVFDSGSSYTYFNSEAYQAVLSLTRKELSKTPLNEAQDDRTLPFCWKGKKPFKNMRDIKRYFKPFALSFENRGKAKTKYELLPESYLIISSKGNVCLGILNGTEIGLQNFNVIGDISMQDRMVIYDNEKQVIGWAPTKCDRIPKPRSDD